From Xylanibacter oryzae DSM 17970, a single genomic window includes:
- a CDS encoding efflux RND transporter periplasmic adaptor subunit, giving the protein MKYNNSKTIISILVLIMLITSCTKQKIKVEDKKTEDPISNTVKLTDQQIKMSEIQIGSIETRLISNTLKINGEIAAMPQNTASVSMPMGGRIRSINVIPGSKVNKGQILAYIENYDFIELQQNYLETKSKKYYVGLDYQRQRMLYSNDASSKKNMQLIASEYNTLKIQLRGYEQKLLLIGINPSRLTSRGITRSIAIKSPISGYIKSVNAKIGSMVSATDNLFEVVNIKNLFIQLTVFDKDIDKLHKGQNISFYVNDEAESHHAIVYQTTKSIDNDRSYKVLAKIISNCGNVLPGMYVNANVALNEVKKTALPDDAFVNYGGKDFIFICTGSKTLNGEKSTGYKMIEIRKGPSHGGYTQVNLPIGLRSDMVVTKGAYNILSALKNAGEED; this is encoded by the coding sequence ATGAAATATAATAATAGTAAAACGATAATATCAATTTTAGTATTAATAATGCTTATAACATCATGTACAAAACAGAAAATAAAAGTTGAAGATAAAAAAACAGAAGATCCAATAAGTAACACAGTAAAACTAACTGATCAACAAATAAAAATGTCTGAGATACAAATTGGTTCTATAGAGACACGGCTTATAAGCAATACTCTTAAAATTAATGGAGAGATAGCCGCAATGCCGCAAAATACGGCATCTGTATCAATGCCTATGGGCGGAAGGATAAGAAGCATAAACGTTATTCCTGGTTCGAAAGTAAACAAAGGACAAATATTAGCCTATATTGAAAATTACGATTTTATAGAATTGCAACAAAATTATCTTGAGACAAAAAGTAAAAAGTATTATGTAGGCTTGGATTATCAGCGTCAACGAATGCTATACTCTAACGATGCTTCATCAAAAAAGAACATGCAATTAATAGCATCAGAATATAACACCTTGAAGATTCAGTTACGTGGATATGAGCAAAAACTTCTGCTGATAGGTATAAACCCAAGTCGTCTTACTAGTCGTGGAATAACTCGCTCGATAGCTATAAAATCACCAATATCAGGCTATATAAAAAGTGTGAACGCAAAAATAGGTTCTATGGTTTCGGCTACAGATAACTTGTTTGAGGTTGTAAATATTAAAAATCTATTCATACAACTGACAGTATTCGACAAGGACATAGACAAACTGCACAAAGGACAAAACATATCTTTTTATGTTAATGACGAAGCAGAATCACACCATGCTATTGTATATCAGACCACAAAATCAATTGATAATGACAGATCATATAAAGTTCTTGCCAAAATTATCAGCAATTGCGGTAATGTATTGCCTGGAATGTATGTTAATGCAAATGTAGCTCTCAATGAAGTGAAAAAAACAGCTCTGCCTGATGATGCCTTTGTAAATTATGGTGGAAAAGATTTCATCTTCATATGCACAGGTTCAAAAACTTTAAATGGAGAAAAAAGCACTGGATATAAGATGATAGAAATTCGAAAGGGGCCAAGCCATGGAGGTTACACTCAAGTAAATCTTCCAATCGGATTACGATCAGATATGGTTGTAACCAAAGGTGCTTACAATATTCTTTCTGCCTTAAAAAATGCTGGAGAAGAAGACTAG
- a CDS encoding esterase-like activity of phytase family protein, with protein MRYIILIFAASFFVHLNTFAQLENQHTVSVIALKQQTFSNTVPAGNYSGIVHIDRNRYAIVDDKSKTDGFHIFDIDIDSISGRIITVKPERFLSSGLENRDGEGIAFRKSDSTIYVSGERGNRILQYTLDGKLTGKEFDIPKEYLTATDNYGFESLAYNDSTCTFWTANESTLKIDGEQATSTNKVENTIRIQSFGDDLKPKRQLLYRMDAPVADSKSYRYAMGISEMLALNDNSLLVLEREFFVPPSKLGAFVNCKLYQVWPDDNTKSEKGTTLYKKLVCEVRTTLSLFNHSVANYEGMCLGPKLSDGRQTIIMVSDSQNQYAGVLKDWFKVLILQ; from the coding sequence ATGAGATATATAATTTTGATATTTGCCGCATCGTTTTTTGTGCATTTGAATACTTTTGCGCAATTAGAAAATCAGCATACGGTTTCGGTAATAGCACTTAAGCAACAGACATTCAGCAATACTGTTCCGGCCGGGAACTATAGTGGAATAGTGCATATAGACAGAAACCGATATGCTATAGTTGATGACAAGTCTAAAACGGATGGATTTCATATCTTTGACATTGATATAGATTCTATTAGTGGTAGAATAATTACAGTCAAACCCGAACGGTTCCTTTCAAGCGGATTGGAAAATAGAGACGGGGAGGGGATTGCTTTCAGAAAATCAGATAGCACAATATATGTTAGTGGAGAGCGTGGTAATAGAATATTGCAATATACCCTTGATGGAAAACTTACCGGTAAGGAATTTGATATACCTAAAGAGTATCTAACGGCAACAGATAATTACGGTTTTGAATCGTTGGCATATAATGATTCGACATGTACCTTTTGGACTGCCAATGAGAGTACACTAAAGATAGATGGTGAGCAAGCCACGTCAACTAATAAAGTGGAAAATACAATACGCATACAGTCTTTTGGCGATGACTTGAAACCTAAACGGCAGCTTTTATATCGTATGGATGCGCCTGTTGCTGATTCTAAATCATACAGGTATGCAATGGGCATAAGTGAAATGCTGGCATTAAATGATAACAGCTTGCTCGTTTTAGAGCGTGAGTTTTTCGTGCCGCCATCTAAACTAGGTGCTTTTGTTAATTGTAAATTGTATCAAGTATGGCCAGATGACAATACAAAGTCAGAAAAAGGGACGACTCTTTATAAGAAACTTGTTTGTGAGGTTCGTACAACTCTGTCTTTATTTAATCATTCCGTAGCCAATTACGAAGGTATGTGTCTTGGTCCTAAACTTTCAGATGGGAGACAGACAATAATAATGGTTTCTGATTCTCAAAATCAGTATGCAGGAGTACTGAAAGATTGGTTTAAGGTATTGATCTTACAATAG
- a CDS encoding glycoside hydrolase family 43 protein, which yields MKKYFLLSIMVAACMAINAKSQMKYYLFVYFTGNAPEQEQVCYATSADGFNYTPINGGKPVIGSDTIAVSKGVRDPHILRGKDGWFYMVATDMRCSLGWDSNRGIVLMRSKDMINWEHHTVNFTTRFSGSNFANVTRVWAPQTIYDAKAGKYIVYFSLLTNDGTIPYDRVYWAYANKDFSDLESKPEVLYDYGQASIDTDIAIDDSGTYHLYFKTEGAKKKGIRQYTFTDIHKFSEWKLLPGTFEQTKEDVEGVGLFPLIKGGWCMMYDCYRNHHYQFCKSKDLYNFEFVANTETKGAFTPRHGTVMQITKKEYKRLINRYNK from the coding sequence ATGAAAAAATACTTTTTATTATCCATTATGGTTGCAGCCTGTATGGCTATAAATGCTAAATCTCAGATGAAATATTATCTGTTTGTTTACTTCACAGGCAATGCTCCTGAGCAGGAACAGGTTTGCTATGCGACAAGTGCAGACGGATTCAACTATACGCCAATAAATGGCGGGAAACCTGTAATAGGGTCAGATACCATAGCTGTATCAAAGGGAGTGAGAGATCCCCATATTTTAAGAGGTAAAGACGGATGGTTCTACATGGTTGCTACAGACATGAGGTGTTCGTTGGGATGGGACTCGAACAGAGGTATTGTATTAATGCGCTCAAAAGATATGATTAACTGGGAGCATCACACTGTAAACTTCACTACACGCTTTTCCGGTTCCAACTTTGCAAATGTAACCAGGGTGTGGGCACCACAAACTATATATGACGCTAAAGCAGGAAAATATATTGTATATTTCTCTCTGCTCACTAATGACGGAACTATTCCTTATGACCGGGTATATTGGGCTTATGCCAACAAAGACTTTTCGGACCTGGAGAGTAAACCAGAGGTGCTATACGATTATGGACAGGCAAGCATTGATACGGATATAGCAATAGACGACTCAGGTACTTATCATTTGTATTTCAAGACTGAGGGTGCAAAGAAAAAAGGTATACGTCAATATACATTCACCGACATACATAAGTTTTCTGAATGGAAACTGCTGCCAGGTACTTTTGAACAGACTAAAGAGGATGTTGAGGGTGTAGGATTGTTCCCTCTAATAAAAGGAGGATGGTGCATGATGTACGACTGCTATCGCAACCATCATTACCAGTTCTGTAAGTCAAAGGATTTGTATAATTTTGAATTCGTTGCCAATACAGAAACAAAAGGCGCTTTTACTCCTCGCCATGGGACTGTAATGCAGATAACTAAAAAAGAATATAAAAGACTGATAAATCGCTATAATAAATAA
- a CDS encoding tetratricopeptide repeat protein, which produces MKRFFILLSIILLITPCLNAQKNEIVQARSYLKSGKDIDKAEALMRGLLTKPSNKTNIKIYQTLFETVRVQYEQYNENLYLKQKSDTAALFNKCLDMFTVLESLDSIDAAPDKKGNIKIKYRERNAQYLNAYRLNLFYGGAYFMRHQQYQLAFDFYKKYIDCKDQPLFSSYNYLKSDKRMSECAYWATFCGYKLKNPESILLYQDLAVKDSLHNDFVMQYISEAHLMQKDTVKYVNTLNTGFKLHPQFPFFFPRLIDYYMSKNSLDSALTIVNNALAVNKSSVVYLYAKSSILLSMGKYKESILISDSLIAKDDSLADSYFNAGTAYISMAVALDNAQGTSTHKSEILNDYKKARKYMERYRELAPDEKDKWAPALYRIYFNLNLGKQFDEIDKIVKSL; this is translated from the coding sequence ATGAAGAGATTTTTTATATTACTATCAATAATATTACTTATTACACCGTGCCTGAACGCCCAAAAAAATGAGATCGTTCAGGCACGGTCTTATCTTAAAAGTGGTAAAGACATAGATAAGGCAGAGGCTCTGATGCGTGGTTTATTGACTAAACCAAGTAACAAAACCAATATAAAGATCTATCAAACTCTGTTTGAGACTGTTCGTGTGCAGTACGAGCAGTATAATGAGAATTTATATCTTAAGCAAAAGTCTGATACTGCAGCCTTGTTTAATAAGTGCCTTGATATGTTCACTGTGCTTGAAAGTTTAGACAGTATTGATGCTGCACCGGATAAGAAGGGTAATATAAAAATAAAGTATCGTGAGCGTAACGCTCAATATCTGAACGCATATAGACTCAACCTATTTTATGGTGGTGCTTATTTTATGCGTCACCAGCAGTATCAGCTAGCTTTTGACTTTTACAAAAAATATATAGATTGCAAAGACCAACCTCTGTTCAGTTCGTATAATTATTTGAAGTCAGATAAGCGTATGTCTGAATGTGCATATTGGGCAACTTTTTGTGGTTACAAACTAAAAAATCCTGAATCTATATTATTATATCAAGATTTAGCAGTTAAAGATAGTCTGCATAATGATTTTGTGATGCAATATATTTCAGAAGCGCATCTTATGCAGAAAGATACTGTGAAATATGTCAACACATTGAATACAGGTTTTAAACTTCATCCACAGTTTCCGTTCTTCTTCCCAAGACTTATAGATTATTACATGTCAAAGAATAGTCTTGACAGTGCATTAACTATCGTAAATAATGCATTAGCTGTTAATAAGAGCAGTGTGGTATATCTTTATGCGAAGAGTTCGATACTGTTAAGTATGGGAAAATACAAAGAGTCTATTCTAATAAGTGACAGTCTTATAGCTAAGGATGACAGTCTTGCTGACTCATATTTTAATGCCGGTACAGCATATATAAGTATGGCAGTTGCTTTGGATAATGCGCAAGGTACATCGACACATAAGAGTGAGATACTAAACGACTATAAGAAAGCTCGTAAATATATGGAAAGGTATAGAGAACTGGCACCTGATGAGAAAGACAAATGGGCACCGGCATTATATCGTATATATTTCAATCTTAATCTTGGAAAACAATTTGATGAAATAGATAAGATCGTTAAATCGCTATAA
- a CDS encoding tetratricopeptide repeat protein — protein MKKIMIMALMVATASSALAQDDLVKQAAGMTDKYEEAVKTITPALTSGQTVDKAKAWNTMVDIQCAKISKEQAEEAKGKITGGKVSYDTLGLNKAAVEALNAALECENIDKQPNEKGKVKPKYRKANADRMLNVRSMVINSGLYEYNHHNNEAAYKDFSLYVESANSSLFEGKDMTKDQYMGQVSYYAGLLAYGMKNYEAANKYADIAMKDTAVAADAAEIKIFAMKDQIKTKQDSINYLSVIKDLHAKNPKNEKYTGLLIDYYGTPGHAEEMKQFADEEIAREPNSRMAWALKGEYLMNNKNWDDAVDAYKKAAEIDPSFVQVIFNIGICYNSKALEMNNKLADKMGRMTPENLNKVKAVFAQSKIYLEKVKGMDPNREKVNWAYPLYQVYYALGDQAGVKELEPLVK, from the coding sequence ATGAAAAAAATTATGATTATGGCACTGATGGTTGCAACAGCCTCAAGTGCGTTAGCCCAAGACGACTTGGTAAAACAAGCAGCAGGAATGACAGATAAATATGAAGAAGCTGTCAAGACAATTACACCAGCTTTGACTTCCGGCCAGACTGTAGACAAAGCAAAAGCTTGGAATACAATGGTTGATATCCAATGTGCCAAGATTTCTAAAGAGCAGGCAGAAGAGGCAAAAGGCAAAATCACCGGCGGAAAGGTTTCTTATGATACACTAGGATTGAACAAGGCCGCTGTTGAAGCTTTGAATGCAGCACTTGAGTGTGAGAATATTGACAAACAACCGAACGAAAAAGGAAAGGTAAAACCTAAATACCGTAAAGCTAACGCTGACCGTATGCTGAATGTCCGTTCAATGGTTATTAATAGTGGTCTTTATGAGTACAATCATCATAATAATGAGGCAGCTTACAAAGATTTCTCTCTGTATGTAGAGAGTGCTAATTCATCATTGTTTGAAGGCAAGGATATGACAAAAGACCAGTACATGGGTCAGGTATCTTATTATGCAGGTCTTCTGGCTTATGGAATGAAAAATTATGAAGCAGCAAACAAATATGCTGATATTGCAATGAAAGATACAGCAGTAGCAGCTGATGCAGCAGAGATAAAAATCTTTGCAATGAAAGATCAGATAAAGACAAAGCAGGATTCAATAAATTATCTTAGCGTAATTAAGGATCTTCATGCAAAGAATCCTAAAAACGAGAAGTACACAGGACTGTTGATCGATTATTACGGAACACCAGGACATGCAGAAGAGATGAAACAGTTTGCTGACGAAGAAATCGCTCGCGAACCTAACAGTAGAATGGCATGGGCATTGAAAGGCGAATATCTCATGAATAACAAAAATTGGGATGATGCTGTAGATGCATATAAGAAAGCTGCAGAAATTGATCCTTCATTTGTTCAGGTTATCTTCAATATTGGTATATGCTATAATTCTAAAGCCTTGGAGATGAATAACAAACTTGCAGATAAGATGGGACGTATGACACCCGAAAATCTGAATAAGGTAAAGGCCGTATTTGCTCAGTCTAAGATATACCTTGAGAAAGTTAAAGGTATGGATCCTAACAGAGAAAAAGTAAATTGGGCATATCCTCTTTACCAAGTTTATTATGCACTTGGTGATCAAGCAGGTGTAAAAGAACTTGAACCATTAGTAAAGTAA
- the gyrA gene encoding DNA gyrase subunit A, with product MDNTVDQDRIMKINIEEEMKSSYIDYSMSVIVARALPDVRDGFKPVHRRILYGMLGIGNTSDKAYKKCARVVGEVLGKYHPHGDSSVYGALVRLAQNWNMRYTLVDGQGNFGSVDGDGAAAMRYTECRLSKMGEHVMDDLDKDTVDMANNFDDSLVEPTVMPTKIPNLLVNGGNGIAVGMATNIPTHNLREVIDGCCAYIDNPEIDINGLMQYIKAPDFPTGAYIYGIQGVKDAYETGRGRIILRAKAEIEPSDAHDTIIVTEIPYGVNKAELVKYIAELSNEKKIEGITYVNDESGRQGMRIRIDVRRDANANVVLNKLFKMTALQSSFSVNCIALVHGRPKLLSLRECVKHFVDHRHEVTIRRTKFELKKAQDRAHILEALIVACDNIDEVVHLIRASKTPSDAIEALKKRFEFDDVQAKAIVDMRLSQLTGLRMDQLHQEFQELEKLIAYLESILNDPELCKKVMKDELNEVKDKYGDDRRTEIKYSSEEFNPEDFYPNDPVVITISHLGYIKRTPLSEFREQSRGGVGSKGAHTRDEDFTEFIYPATMHQTMLFFTRKGRCFWMKCYEIPEGAKNSKGRAIQNMLNIESDDSVNAFLRIGKFNDEEFLNSHYVVFATKQGVIKKTPLKEYSRPRTNGVIAINIREDDEVISVRLTNGNNEILLANRNGRAVRFDESLVRCMGRGSTGVRGMRLDEGDDELIGMVIVNDAQTENIMVVSENGYGKRSEVDDYRKTNRGAKGVKTLSITEKTGRLVAIKVVTDDNDLMIINKSGILIRLKVADVRVMGRATQGVRLINLTKKNDVIASVCKVMSSSLEEVVEEESRKEFAQNSESMPGNSQSANQDVEDVTSIDAEDSSDINLVDFDDDNSEN from the coding sequence ATGGATAATACAGTAGATCAAGACAGAATTATGAAGATTAACATCGAGGAAGAGATGAAATCGTCATATATCGACTATTCAATGTCGGTAATCGTGGCGCGTGCTCTCCCTGATGTAAGAGATGGTTTTAAACCTGTGCATCGCCGCATACTTTATGGTATGCTTGGTATAGGCAACACAAGTGATAAAGCATATAAGAAATGTGCACGTGTAGTAGGTGAGGTGCTCGGTAAGTATCACCCACATGGAGACAGTTCGGTTTATGGAGCTTTGGTACGTTTGGCTCAGAACTGGAATATGCGTTACACTCTTGTAGATGGACAAGGAAACTTTGGTTCAGTAGATGGTGATGGCGCAGCTGCCATGCGTTATACAGAGTGTCGCCTTTCTAAGATGGGCGAGCATGTAATGGACGATTTGGACAAGGATACTGTGGATATGGCTAATAACTTTGATGACTCACTTGTTGAGCCAACTGTTATGCCAACCAAGATTCCAAACCTTCTTGTTAATGGTGGTAACGGTATTGCTGTAGGTATGGCTACTAATATACCTACGCATAATTTACGTGAAGTAATAGACGGATGCTGTGCATATATCGATAATCCTGAAATAGACATAAATGGTCTTATGCAATATATCAAGGCTCCTGATTTTCCAACAGGTGCATATATATATGGTATACAAGGTGTAAAGGATGCTTACGAGACAGGTCGTGGTAGAATTATACTTCGTGCTAAAGCTGAGATTGAACCGAGTGATGCGCATGATACTATTATCGTTACTGAGATTCCTTATGGAGTAAATAAAGCAGAACTGGTAAAGTATATTGCAGAACTGTCAAACGAAAAGAAGATAGAGGGTATTACATATGTTAACGATGAGAGTGGTCGTCAAGGTATGCGTATACGTATTGATGTACGCAGAGACGCCAACGCCAATGTCGTATTAAATAAATTATTTAAGATGACTGCTTTGCAGAGCTCATTCTCTGTAAATTGCATCGCTCTCGTACATGGCAGGCCAAAACTTCTTTCGCTTAGGGAATGTGTTAAACACTTTGTAGATCATCGTCATGAGGTAACAATACGCCGTACTAAGTTTGAACTTAAGAAAGCTCAAGATCGTGCGCATATCCTTGAAGCATTGATAGTCGCATGTGACAATATTGATGAAGTTGTACATTTGATACGTGCATCCAAGACACCTTCTGATGCTATTGAGGCATTGAAGAAACGTTTTGAATTCGACGACGTTCAGGCAAAGGCAATCGTTGACATGCGTCTGTCACAGTTGACAGGTCTCCGTATGGATCAGTTGCATCAGGAATTTCAAGAACTTGAGAAACTTATTGCATACCTCGAGTCTATTCTTAATGACCCTGAACTTTGCAAGAAAGTAATGAAAGACGAACTTAATGAAGTAAAGGATAAATATGGTGATGACAGACGTACAGAGATAAAATATTCAAGTGAAGAATTCAATCCTGAAGACTTCTATCCTAATGATCCTGTTGTAATAACAATCAGTCATCTTGGCTATATTAAGCGTACTCCATTATCAGAGTTCCGTGAACAGAGCCGTGGTGGAGTAGGAAGCAAGGGAGCTCATACACGTGACGAGGACTTTACAGAATTCATTTATCCGGCTACTATGCACCAGACAATGCTCTTCTTTACAAGAAAGGGACGTTGTTTTTGGATGAAGTGTTATGAGATACCTGAAGGAGCAAAGAATTCTAAGGGAAGAGCTATTCAGAATATGCTCAATATTGAGTCTGACGATAGCGTAAATGCATTCCTTCGTATAGGCAAATTTAACGATGAAGAATTCTTAAACAGTCATTATGTAGTATTTGCTACAAAACAAGGTGTTATAAAGAAAACTCCGTTGAAAGAATACAGTCGCCCTAGAACAAATGGAGTAATAGCTATTAATATTAGAGAAGACGATGAAGTTATAAGTGTACGTCTTACTAACGGTAATAACGAGATATTGTTAGCTAACCGTAACGGTCGTGCAGTAAGATTTGACGAGAGTCTTGTACGCTGTATGGGTCGTGGTTCAACGGGTGTACGTGGTATGAGACTTGATGAAGGTGATGACGAACTTATCGGTATGGTTATCGTAAATGACGCACAGACAGAGAACATCATGGTAGTAAGCGAAAATGGATATGGCAAGCGTTCTGAAGTTGACGATTACCGTAAGACCAATCGTGGAGCCAAGGGTGTTAAGACACTTTCAATAACAGAAAAAACAGGCCGTTTGGTAGCTATAAAAGTTGTTACTGACGATAACGATCTTATGATTATCAATAAGAGTGGAATACTTATCAGACTTAAGGTTGCTGATGTTCGTGTAATGGGTCGCGCTACTCAGGGTGTCCGTCTTATCAATCTCACTAAGAAGAATGATGTTATTGCAAGTGTATGCAAGGTTATGAGTTCTTCTCTTGAAGAAGTCGTAGAAGAAGAAAGTAGAAAGGAGTTCGCTCAGAACAGTGAATCAATGCCGGGCAATAGTCAAAGTGCAAATCAAGATGTAGAAGACGTCACATCAATTGATGCAGAAGACAGCAGCGACATAAACCTTGTTGACTTCGACGATGACAACAGCGAAAATTAG
- a CDS encoding ATP-dependent Clp protease ATP-binding subunit, whose translation MTSQFSPKVSEVLAFSREEAARLASRSVGPEHLLLAILREKEDPIYSLLTEFGINSKSVRDKLEEKVRESDNNTPLNTSELVLNEGASNILKLAVLEARLQKTNTVDIEHILLAILHDSVNNGAKEVLEFNNVNYNDVANILHQKNAPHDGIGLPDDDDEDEDEDPMLRPQGSNEQNERVGTSTRKPVSKTPVLDNFGTDLTKAAVEGKLDPVVGREKEIQRVIEILGRRKKNNPVLIGEPGVGKSAIVEGLAQLIVKRHTSPILFNKRIVSLDMTSVVAGTKYRGQFEERIRALIKEIELNPDVIIFIDEIHTIIGAGSTPGSMDAANILKPALARGTIQCIGATTLDEYRNSIEKDGALERRFQKVIVEPTTAAETLQILENIKERYEQHHHVKYSEDALLACVKLTERYVSDRFFPDKAIDALDEVGSRVHLSHTSVPPEITEKEKEIQFIKEKKQGAVRGQNFELAASYRDKQVELEKELEDLNKKWTNGECEEKQVIDEKEVADVVSIMTGVPVQRIAEAEGIRLKAMADTLKSEVIAQDNAIDKMVKSIQRNRVGLKEPNHPIGAFMFLGPTGVGKTYLAKKLAEIMFGSTDALVRIDMSEYTESFNVSRLVGAPPGYVGYGEGGQLTERVRRHPYSIVLLDEIEKAHGNVFNMLLQLLDEGRMTDGNGRLVDFRNTIIIMTSNSGTRQLKEFSQGVGFNAGRLGTNLNEKDKEYARDIIQKSLSKTFSPEFINRLDEIITFDQLDMNAIKKIIDIELKNLFNRVENMGYHLSITDKAKELVASKGYDVQFGARPLKRAIQNYIEDGVCEKLLGEDIKSGDTISIGKDPHKEALTFNINS comes from the coding sequence ATGACAAGTCAGTTTTCACCTAAAGTCTCAGAAGTGTTGGCTTTCAGCAGAGAAGAGGCAGCTCGTCTGGCAAGTCGATCAGTAGGTCCGGAGCACCTACTGTTAGCAATATTGAGGGAAAAAGAAGATCCAATATATTCATTATTAACTGAATTTGGTATCAATTCAAAATCAGTAAGGGATAAGCTCGAGGAAAAGGTACGCGAAAGCGATAATAATACGCCATTAAACACTAGTGAACTGGTGCTTAATGAGGGTGCAAGTAACATTCTTAAGCTTGCTGTTCTCGAGGCTCGTCTTCAGAAGACAAATACAGTGGATATTGAACATATTCTTTTGGCTATTTTGCATGATTCTGTAAATAATGGTGCAAAAGAGGTCCTGGAATTTAACAATGTAAATTATAATGATGTTGCAAATATTCTACATCAGAAGAATGCTCCTCATGACGGAATAGGATTGCCAGACGACGATGATGAGGATGAGGATGAAGATCCGATGTTAAGACCTCAAGGCAGTAACGAACAAAATGAAAGGGTTGGCACTTCAACACGTAAACCTGTTAGTAAGACACCTGTTCTCGACAACTTTGGTACAGATCTTACCAAGGCTGCAGTTGAAGGCAAGTTAGACCCTGTAGTAGGAAGAGAAAAAGAAATTCAGCGTGTTATTGAAATTCTTGGCAGACGCAAGAAGAATAACCCTGTGCTTATAGGTGAACCTGGTGTTGGTAAAAGTGCCATCGTTGAAGGATTGGCACAACTTATAGTGAAACGCCACACCTCTCCTATTCTATTCAACAAGCGTATTGTCAGTCTTGATATGACTTCGGTTGTAGCCGGAACAAAATATCGTGGACAGTTTGAAGAGCGCATCAGAGCTCTTATAAAAGAGATAGAATTAAATCCTGATGTAATAATATTCATTGATGAAATACATACTATAATTGGAGCTGGAAGCACACCAGGATCTATGGATGCAGCTAATATACTTAAGCCTGCTCTTGCACGCGGAACTATACAATGTATAGGTGCTACAACACTTGATGAATATCGTAACAGCATTGAGAAAGATGGGGCTTTGGAAAGACGTTTCCAGAAGGTTATTGTGGAACCAACAACCGCTGCAGAAACATTGCAGATATTGGAAAATATCAAGGAGAGATACGAGCAGCATCACCATGTAAAATATAGTGAAGATGCACTTTTGGCATGTGTCAAATTGACAGAAAGGTATGTCAGTGACAGATTTTTCCCTGATAAGGCTATTGATGCCCTTGATGAAGTTGGTTCACGCGTACATCTAAGTCATACTAGCGTTCCTCCTGAAATTACTGAGAAGGAAAAGGAAATACAATTTATAAAGGAGAAAAAACAAGGTGCAGTACGCGGACAGAATTTTGAATTGGCTGCAAGTTACAGGGACAAACAAGTAGAACTGGAAAAGGAACTGGAAGACCTGAATAAGAAATGGACAAACGGAGAATGTGAGGAGAAGCAGGTAATTGATGAAAAAGAAGTTGCTGATGTTGTATCTATTATGACCGGCGTTCCTGTACAGCGTATTGCTGAGGCTGAGGGCATAAGACTTAAAGCTATGGCTGATACACTAAAATCAGAGGTTATCGCTCAAGATAATGCAATAGACAAAATGGTAAAGTCGATACAGCGTAACCGTGTCGGCTTGAAGGAACCGAACCATCCTATCGGAGCTTTTATGTTTTTAGGTCCTACAGGAGTTGGAAAAACGTACCTTGCAAAGAAACTTGCCGAAATAATGTTCGGTTCTACAGATGCTCTTGTCAGAATTGATATGAGTGAATACACTGAAAGCTTCAACGTTTCAAGACTTGTTGGAGCTCCTCCGGGATATGTTGGTTACGGTGAAGGTGGACAGTTGACGGAACGTGTAAGGCGTCATCCGTATTCAATAGTTCTATTGGACGAAATAGAAAAGGCACATGGAAATGTTTTCAATATGCTTCTGCAATTGTTGGACGAGGGACGAATGACTGACGGAAATGGCAGACTGGTCGATTTTAGAAACACTATAATAATAATGACTAGTAATTCAGGTACTCGACAGTTGAAGGAATTCTCTCAAGGTGTAGGTTTCAATGCAGGTAGACTTGGAACTAATCTGAATGAGAAGGATAAGGAATATGCTCGTGACATTATCCAAAAGAGTCTTAGTAAGACGTTCTCTCCTGAGTTCATTAACAGACTGGATGAGATTATTACTTTCGACCAATTGGATATGAATGCTATAAAGAAAATTATTGATATTGAACTGAAGAATCTCTTCAACCGCGTTGAAAACATGGGAT